The genomic region TTACTTGTTTGTAAGGGATAGACCTCAACAGAAATGGGACAGTTTCTTGCGTGTGGTGAGTCCTTTTGCGGTACTAATGCTCATCGCTGGAAGTTTGCAAGATGCACATACGAGTTTGGCACTCGGCTATATTGCTGGCACTGTGGTGGCTTATCTGCTGGGGATGTGCATTGCCACAGTGAGCAAAACCTACCAGAAGATAGGCTTATCGGCATTGGCTTTTCTGCTGATAGTCGCCGTACGGCTATCGTTTTCAGCAGAGTTCCAATATTTGATAGGCGTACATTGGCACACTTTATAAGGTTTATCACAAATAACGATAAAGGAGAGATTGTTCAGCAGTGTTTGGGCAATCTTTTTTTATGAGTTTTGAGGCATTAGCTCTAAAAGCTGCACTTATGATAATCAAATATTTACATATTTCACAAGTTAAAAAAGCACATAGTTTGCTTGTGGAACCATTTTTTTATTGTACTTTTGTGCGTTAAAAGTAAAACATAGGAATTTATGTCGTGGTTTAAAAGAACAGCAAAGGGGATACAGACCTCAACGGAGGAGAAGAAGGACGTCCCCAAAGGATTATGGTATAAGTCGCCCAGTGGTAATATCGTAGAGACGGATGAGTTGGCGGCAAACGCGTATGTGAGCCCTGAAGATGGCTACCACGTGCGTATCGGCAGTAAGGAATACTTTCAGATATTGTTTGATAACAATGAGTTTAAGGAGCTTGACGAGAACCTGACTTCTAAAGACCCGCTGGGGTTTGTGGACACAAAGTCGTACGAGCAACGCCTCAAGGAAGCCGAACAGAAGACAGGCTTAAAGGACGCAGTACGCACTGCTGTGGGCAAATCCAAAGGGGAAGACCTCGTGATTGCCTGTATGGACTTTGCCTTTATCGGCGGCTCGATGGGTAGTGTGGTAGGAGAGAAAATTTCAAGGGCAATAGGCTACGCTATCAAGCACAAGTTGCCTTTCTTGATGATCTCAAAGTCGGGAGGTGCGCGTATGATGGAGGCGGCACTCTCGCTAATGCAGATGGCTAAGACCTCAGTAAAGTTGGCACAGCTGGACGAGGCAAAGTTGCCTTATATTTCGCTCTGTACCGACCCCACCACAGGGGGTATTTCGGCATCGTTTGCGATGCTGGGCGACATCAACATCGCCGAGCCAGGGGCACTGATAGGCTTTGCGGGTCCGCGTGTGGTAAAGGACACCACAGGTCAGGACTTGCCAGAGGGCTTTCAGACGGCTGAGTTCGTCTTAGAACACGGCTTTTTGGACTTTATCGTAAACCGTAAGGAGCTTAAGGATAAGGTCAATTTGTATTTGGATTTGGTGCTCAATAGGGCGGTGAGGCAATAGAGGGGTCAGGTCTCAGCTGTCAGCTTTCAGAAAGCGACTTATTATAGAGGATAGTACAGTACATTTTAAAATAATTAACTTATGAAAAAGGAAGTTGTATTTATCATTTTAGATCAATTTGCTAATTGGGAATCTGCTTATTTAGCGGCTGCCTTAGAGACTGACTTTGTTACAAATAACTACACAATCAGTTATGCTTCAACAGATAAAAATGTGAAGACATCTATTGGGAATATGAAAGTGTTGCCAGATCTTACCATTGATGCTATTCCCTCATCAGCTGAAGCATTAGTACTTATAGGCGCAAATGAGTCTTGGAGAACCTTAGGGGAAGAAGCACAAAGTAAGATTATTACCACTGTACAGCAATTCAAAAAGGCTAACAAAGTAGTAGCTGCTATCTGTGACGGGGCTTATTTTTTGGCTGTCAATGGGTTGTTAAATGACTGCAAGCACACTACAAACAGATTGGAAGAAATTAAGGGAGTTGGAGCATACACTAATGAAGACAATTACGTTCATACGGCTCTCGAAGCAGTTAGCGATAAGAAAATAGTTACAGCTAAAGGAGATAGTGCATTACATTTTGCTGCAAGTGTATTAAGAGCTTTAGGAGATATACCTGAGCAAGGTATTCGTATATTTTATACTGCTCACTCTCTTGGTTTTGAAAAAGCAATGGAGTTAATGTAGTTTTATGGACAGGATCTACACAATAACCGATAGAGAAGAAGAGGAAAGGGACGATACTCTGATGACCAAAGAAGCATTTTTTACGATAATTGATAGGGCAAGAGCTGGCAAGAAGACAGAAATGACCATTGAAGAAATGGAAGCTTATTTAGAGGATAAAGTAGCACGGATGTAGTGCTACAAACAACTATAATGATAACTCAGAAAGCACCGAGTAATATAGCCTTAGTAAAGTACTGGGGGAAGCGTGAGGGGCAGTTACCTGCAAACCCTTCGGTGAGTTTTACCCTTACGAATTGTTATACAGAGACGAGTGTAACCTATAACCCCGAACATACTGCAAGTTTTGAGTTCTTTTTTGAGGGGGAGGCAAAGCCTTCGTTTCACCCAAAGCTAACGACTTTCTTTGAGCGTATCGCTGATTTAGTGCCTTTTATAAAGGAGTATCACCTACGGATTGACTCGCACAATTCGTTTCCTCACAGCAGTGGCATTGCCTCATCGGCGAGCGCAATGGCGGCGTTGGCATTGTGTTTGGTGCGTATGGAGCAGCAGTTGGGCACACCAATGACTGAAGAGGAGGCATTGCAGAAAGCATCGGTATTGGCACGGTTGGGCTCAGGGAGTGCTTGCCGCAGTGTATACAGCGGTTTGGTGGTATGGGGCGCACACAAGTCGATTGCAGGGAGTTCTGACGACTATGGGATTCCCTATCCGCTCACGGTGAATGAGGTCTTTAAGAACTATCAAGACTCCATACTGCTCATTGACAAAGGGCGGAAGCAGGTCAGCAGCTCTGTAGGGCACAACCTGATGCACGGGCATCCTTTTGCACAGGCGCGCTTTGCACAAGCGCATCAGCATATAGAGGAATTGA from Capnocytophaga haemolytica harbors:
- the accD gene encoding acetyl-CoA carboxylase, carboxyltransferase subunit beta, yielding MSWFKRTAKGIQTSTEEKKDVPKGLWYKSPSGNIVETDELAANAYVSPEDGYHVRIGSKEYFQILFDNNEFKELDENLTSKDPLGFVDTKSYEQRLKEAEQKTGLKDAVRTAVGKSKGEDLVIACMDFAFIGGSMGSVVGEKISRAIGYAIKHKLPFLMISKSGGARMMEAALSLMQMAKTSVKLAQLDEAKLPYISLCTDPTTGGISASFAMLGDINIAEPGALIGFAGPRVVKDTTGQDLPEGFQTAEFVLEHGFLDFIVNRKELKDKVNLYLDLVLNRAVRQ
- a CDS encoding DJ-1/PfpI family protein encodes the protein MKKEVVFIILDQFANWESAYLAAALETDFVTNNYTISYASTDKNVKTSIGNMKVLPDLTIDAIPSSAEALVLIGANESWRTLGEEAQSKIITTVQQFKKANKVVAAICDGAYFLAVNGLLNDCKHTTNRLEEIKGVGAYTNEDNYVHTALEAVSDKKIVTAKGDSALHFAASVLRALGDIPEQGIRIFYTAHSLGFEKAMELM
- a CDS encoding diphosphomevalonate/mevalonate 3,5-bisphosphate decarboxylase family protein; the protein is MITQKAPSNIALVKYWGKREGQLPANPSVSFTLTNCYTETSVTYNPEHTASFEFFFEGEAKPSFHPKLTTFFERIADLVPFIKEYHLRIDSHNSFPHSSGIASSASAMAALALCLVRMEQQLGTPMTEEEALQKASVLARLGSGSACRSVYSGLVVWGAHKSIAGSSDDYGIPYPLTVNEVFKNYQDSILLIDKGRKQVSSSVGHNLMHGHPFAQARFAQAHQHIEELIPVFAAGDLERFIAIIESEALTLHAMMQTSQPYFILMRPNTLEAINRIWAFRQETKTPVGFTLDAGANVHLLYPAFCKEAVQAFITAELKELCEGGQVIADAVKG